The DNA segment TCTGGTAGATTTGAAGATGATATACGACGAATGAGGATGGCTGCATGGCACGGTGCTGATCATTTAATGGTTATTAGAACAGCTGGTCAAAGTCATTTTGACGGATTGATTGAAGGCACACCTCAAGGTATTGGTGGAATTCCCATCACACGTAAACAAGTTAGGGCACAACGTAAAGCTTTGGATTACATCGAAGAAGAAGTAGGTCGTCCTTTGAACTACCATTCTTATATTAGTGGTGTTGCCGGACCGGAAATATCTGTTATGTTTGCAGAAGAAGGCGTTAACGGAGCTCACCAGGATCCACAGTACAATGTGTTATATCGTAATATCAACATGGTAAGGTCTTTTGTTGATGCAGCAGAAGCAAAAAAAGTAATGGTTTGGGCAGATATTGCACAGATTGATGGAGCTCATAATGCCAATGCAACGGCTAGGGAAGCTTGGAAGGTAATGCCTGAATTATTAGTGCAACATGCATTGAACTCTATGTATTCTGTTAAAGTAGGTATGAAAAAAGAAAATATCTGCCTATCGACAGTACCTCCCACGGCACCACCTGCACCAAGCATGAAACTGGATCTTCCTTATGCAGTTGCCTTAAGACAGTTATTTAAGGAATATAAAATGAGGGCTCAAATGAATACGAAATACATTGAATCCTCCACTCGTGAAGCCACTGTAACACATACACTTAACCTTCTGATATCAAGGCTTACCCGTGCCGATATTCAATCTACAATTACTCCGGACGAAGGCCGGAATGTCCCATGGCATATTTACAATATCGAAGCCTGTGATACGGCAAAACAAGCTTTTGTAGGAATGGATGATTTAATGAGCATGATTCAGCTCAAAGAAGACGGCTACTTACATGACAGAAGCCGTGAAATCAAAGAAAGAGCCGTGCTTTTCATGGAAGAAGTGCTGGAAGCTGGTGGCTACTTCCAAGCAGTGCAAGAAGGGTTTTTTGTTGATTCAGGTCATTATCCTGAACGTAACGGTGATGGCATTGCAAGAAAAATGGATGGCGGTGTAGGCTACGGTACGGTCTACGAGAGAGACGAAGACTATTTAGCTCCTGTTACAGCTCATTTTGGTTATAATAATATTGCTCAGTATGATTCCTCATTAGTGAATAATCCCTCTGAACTCATCAATGGATGCACCTTAGAAAAACCGGAAAAAATTATATTTATTGATGAGTTAGATGAAAGTGATAATGTGCATGTTCGTTTAGAAGAAAAGAAAGATCTGATCAATACATCAAAAATAAAGCCTGAAATGGAATGGCTTGGTGACGGCATTGTTATGCTGAACATGTTTATTCCAAAATCAAAACGTGTTGCTGAGTATGCGGCTATTGAATTTGCAAAAAAGATGAATTTGAAAGAAGTAGAAGTAATCCATCGGGAAATGATGCATCCATCGGAAGGAACCCGTGTTGAACTAAAAGGAAAAGTAGACTTTACTATTGATGAAAATGACTTGGTAATTCCGCCAGAGCCGGAAATTATGTCAGAAGATCAAATACGTGAAGCAGTGGAGAAAAATCCGTTGAGAATTGTTGCTGGCACCGTTGGTGAAGATGAGCATTCAGTCGGACTAAGAGAAATTATCGATATTAAACATGGTGGTATCGAAGCCTATGGTATCGATACTCATTATCTCGGTACTTCTGTACCAATCGAAAAACTAGTAGACGCAGCGATCGAATTAAATGCCAATGCGATTTTAGCTTCTACGATCATCAGTCATGATGAAATACATTATAAAAATATGAAAAAACTACATGAAACATGCATTGAAAAAGGGATTCGGGATAAAGTGATTTTGGTAGCCGGAGGAACGCAGGTAACACCTGAAATTGCTGTAAAACAAGGTGTAGACGCTGGATTTGGACGTGGAAGCAAAGGAATCCATGTTGCGACGTTCCTGGTTAAAAGAATGGAAGAGATGAAAAATGAAGATTGATGTTTTAGTTGCCGAAATTGGAAGTACTACGACAGTAGTAAATGCCTTTAATAAAATTGATAGCAGTACACCTTCCTTTCTTGGGCAAGGACAAGCACCAACAAGCGTGCTGGAGGGCGATGTTCGCATCGGCCTTCAGGGCGCTATTGATGATTTAGCCCAAAACCTGAATGAAAAATCCATTGATTATGTGGAAATGCTTGCTACCAGCAGCGCGGCAGGTGGATTAAAGATGACTGTTCATGGGTTGGTTTATGATATGACTGTTCGGGCTGCAAAAGAAGCAGCTCTGGGAGCGGGAGCAAACCTTCATCAGATTACGGCTGGAAAAATGCGTCGCAGTGATCTTAAAAAGCTCCAGGAAATAAAACCTAATATTATTTTAATCGCTGGTGGCGTTGATTATGGTGAGAAGGATACAGCCATTGAAAATGCAGAAAAAATTGCTGATTTAAATCTTAATGTTCCCATTATTTATGCTGGAAACATCGAAAATCAAGAAGAAGTACGACTTATTTTTGAAGATACGAATAGTCGGCTATATATTGCTGAAAACGTTTATCCTCAAATTGACAATCTTAACATTGAACCAACAAGAAAAATTATTCAGGATGTATTTGAAGAACATATTATCCATGCTCCCGGAATGAAACAGGTAAGAGATATGGTGAATGGACCGATTATTCCAACACCTGGAGCTGTTATGGAAGCGGCCAAATTACTAAAAGAAAAAATGGGAGATTTAATTGCCTTTGACGTTGGAGGTGCAACAACTGACCTTCATTCAGTTACAGAAGGAAGTGAAGAAATTAATAGAATTCTTCTTAGTCCGGAACCAGTGGCAAAACGAACAGTTGAGGGAGACTTAGGCGTATACATTAATATGCAGAACATTCTTGATCTGATCGGAAAAGAAGAACTTCAAAAAGAAATGGATTTTGATATTGAACAAATGGTAGAAAGTCATGTTCCAATTCCAAGAACTGATAAAGAAATTCGTTTTGCAGAACGATTAGCTCAGGAAGCTGTTAAAATATCGGTTCAACGTCATGCAGGCCACATTCGTAACCTCTATGGCCCCGGTGGTAAAACAACGGTGGCGGAGGGGAAAGATTTATCTGGAATTCGTTATGTAATTGGAACCGGTGGTGCACTAACTCGCTTACCCCATGGGAAAAAGATGCTAAAAAGCATTTTGTATTCCAATCAAAAGAATAAGATGATGCCAACAGAAGAGGCAACCGTATTGCTAGATCATCATTATATTATGGCTTCTTTGGGAGTTCTGTCAAAAAAATATCCAGAAGCTGCTTACCATCTTATGAAAGAGAGCATGGACTGGAATGGAGCTGAAAAAAGTGAATCCAAGAATTGAGATACACACAGATAAGTTAACTCACAATGCAAAACAAATAAGTAAAATGACACAGGGATATGGGATTACTCCAGCAGCAGTTACCAAAGGATTTTGCGCCATTCCTCAGGTAGCGGCAGCTATTGTTGAAGGAGGCATTGGTATTCTGGCAGATTCTCGAATCGAAAATCTAAAAAAACTACGGACATTAAATGCTCGAACGATGCTTCTTAGACTACCGATGATCAGCCAAGCAGAAACTGTTGTTAAGTACGCAAATATCAGCCTGAATTCAGAAATAAAAACCTTAAAAGCATTAAATGAAGCCGCAAACATCCAAGGACGTACCCATCAGGTGATTTTAATGATAGACTTAGGTGATCTTAGGGAAGGTATTATGGATGATTTTGAATTGATGGCAATGATTCGCCAGATAAAGTCGCTAAAAAACATATCTCTTGTAGGACTAGGAACTAACTTAACGTGTTTTGGAGCGGTTATTCCTGATGAAAAGAATTTAGGGCGGCTAATTGATTTAGCCCAAAAAATCGAAAAAGATATGGGACAATCCCTAGAATTCATCAGTGGTGGCAATAGTAGTAGTGTTTATTTAATGATGGAAAAAAGAATGCCAAAAGGAATTACCAACTTAAGAATTGGGGAATCAATTCTTATGGGTACAGAAAGTGCTTATGGAAAAAAAATACCAGATATGCATTATGATGCTTTTCAGTTAGTGGCAGAGATTGTAGAAATCAGAGAAAAGCCTACGGTGCCCATAGGACAAATTGGAATGGATGCCTTTGGAGGAAAGCCCATTTTTGAAGATAAAGGAATGCGTAAACGCGCCATTGTAGCCGTTGGGAAGCAGGATTTTGCTACTCATCCAGTGAAATGCATAGAACCAGGAGTTGATATTTTAGGAAGTAGCAGCGATCATATGATTTTGGATATTACAGATGCGGAAAAAAAATATTTCATTGGCTCAGAGCTTAAATTTACGTTAAGTTATGGCGCTATGTTAGCATTAACAACTAGTCCATATATAAGCACTCAGTTAGTGAGCGGAGGTCTTGGGTAGGAGGAGACGGAACAATGAAAACAATCGATTTAAGAAGCGACACCGTAACGAAGCCAACTCCAGAAATGCTGGTGGCCATGTCGTCAGCTCCTTTAGGCGATGATGTATACGGAGACGATCCAACAGTGAATGAACTGGAGAAATTAGCGGCGGATAAACTTGGAAAAGAAGCGGCTTTGCTGGTTCCGACAGGAACAATGGGCAACCTTATTGCGGTAATGGCTCATACCAGTCCGGGACAGGAAATCATTTTGGAAGCAAATTCTCATATTTATCTTTATGAAGTGGCGGGAATAGCAAGAATTGCAGGAGTTCAAGCAAGAACTATTCATGGGAATAGAGGCGAAATGCTTGCAACAGATATCGAAAAATCAATACGCTCTGACAATATACATTTTCCTGAAACAGGACTAATATGCCTTGAAAACACACATAATATGGCGGGTGGACGAGTGATCTCCCTTGAAAACATGCAAGAGGTACAGACTATTGGTCAAAAACATGGTTTACCATTACATTTGGACGGAGCAAGAATCTTTAATGCCGCCATATCCTTAAATAAAGATGTGCGAAAAATTGCAGAGTCTGTTGATTCGGTCATGTTTTGCTTATCGAAAGGACTTTCATCGCCTGTGGGAAGTATGTTAGTTGGAAGCAGTGGGTTTATTAAGAAATCCCGTAAGCTTAGAAAAATGCTGGGTGGAGGCATGCG comes from the Tindallia californiensis genome and includes:
- the orr gene encoding ornithine racemase Orr, which translates into the protein MNPRIEIHTDKLTHNAKQISKMTQGYGITPAAVTKGFCAIPQVAAAIVEGGIGILADSRIENLKKLRTLNARTMLLRLPMISQAETVVKYANISLNSEIKTLKALNEAANIQGRTHQVILMIDLGDLREGIMDDFELMAMIRQIKSLKNISLVGLGTNLTCFGAVIPDEKNLGRLIDLAQKIEKDMGQSLEFISGGNSSSVYLMMEKRMPKGITNLRIGESILMGTESAYGKKIPDMHYDAFQLVAEIVEIREKPTVPIGQIGMDAFGGKPIFEDKGMRKRAIVAVGKQDFATHPVKCIEPGVDILGSSSDHMILDITDAEKKYFIGSELKFTLSYGAMLALTTSPYISTQLVSGGLG
- the oraE gene encoding D-ornithine 4,5-aminomutase subunit OraE, giving the protein MDLKPNEHLDIQHLLEDLENYRPKRRGWTWREKKKDLEMGPFTYQDSSTPLENSVPLPSSKYFGDIDPQPDCVITTEIASGRFEDDIRRMRMAAWHGADHLMVIRTAGQSHFDGLIEGTPQGIGGIPITRKQVRAQRKALDYIEEEVGRPLNYHSYISGVAGPEISVMFAEEGVNGAHQDPQYNVLYRNINMVRSFVDAAEAKKVMVWADIAQIDGAHNANATAREAWKVMPELLVQHALNSMYSVKVGMKKENICLSTVPPTAPPAPSMKLDLPYAVALRQLFKEYKMRAQMNTKYIESSTREATVTHTLNLLISRLTRADIQSTITPDEGRNVPWHIYNIEACDTAKQAFVGMDDLMSMIQLKEDGYLHDRSREIKERAVLFMEEVLEAGGYFQAVQEGFFVDSGHYPERNGDGIARKMDGGVGYGTVYERDEDYLAPVTAHFGYNNIAQYDSSLVNNPSELINGCTLEKPEKIIFIDELDESDNVHVRLEEKKDLINTSKIKPEMEWLGDGIVMLNMFIPKSKRVAEYAAIEFAKKMNLKEVEVIHREMMHPSEGTRVELKGKVDFTIDENDLVIPPEPEIMSEDQIREAVEKNPLRIVAGTVGEDEHSVGLREIIDIKHGGIEAYGIDTHYLGTSVPIEKLVDAAIELNANAILASTIISHDEIHYKNMKKLHETCIEKGIRDKVILVAGGTQVTPEIAVKQGVDAGFGRGSKGIHVATFLVKRMEEMKNED
- the ltaE gene encoding low-specificity L-threonine aldolase, with protein sequence MKTIDLRSDTVTKPTPEMLVAMSSAPLGDDVYGDDPTVNELEKLAADKLGKEAALLVPTGTMGNLIAVMAHTSPGQEIILEANSHIYLYEVAGIARIAGVQARTIHGNRGEMLATDIEKSIRSDNIHFPETGLICLENTHNMAGGRVISLENMQEVQTIGQKHGLPLHLDGARIFNAAISLNKDVRKIAESVDSVMFCLSKGLSSPVGSMLVGSSGFIKKSRKLRKMLGGGMRQAGIIAACGIISLNEMTEQLKIDHRNAAVLVESLYETGHFDVSIDNTHTNIVNARIAVEGWTAFELVDAMEKKGVLTNARNEEMIRFVTHKDVSMEEIEEAVIRISQILKS
- a CDS encoding GlmL-related ornithine degradation protein; the protein is MKIDVLVAEIGSTTTVVNAFNKIDSSTPSFLGQGQAPTSVLEGDVRIGLQGAIDDLAQNLNEKSIDYVEMLATSSAAGGLKMTVHGLVYDMTVRAAKEAALGAGANLHQITAGKMRRSDLKKLQEIKPNIILIAGGVDYGEKDTAIENAEKIADLNLNVPIIYAGNIENQEEVRLIFEDTNSRLYIAENVYPQIDNLNIEPTRKIIQDVFEEHIIHAPGMKQVRDMVNGPIIPTPGAVMEAAKLLKEKMGDLIAFDVGGATTDLHSVTEGSEEINRILLSPEPVAKRTVEGDLGVYINMQNILDLIGKEELQKEMDFDIEQMVESHVPIPRTDKEIRFAERLAQEAVKISVQRHAGHIRNLYGPGGKTTVAEGKDLSGIRYVIGTGGALTRLPHGKKMLKSILYSNQKNKMMPTEEATVLLDHHYIMASLGVLSKKYPEAAYHLMKESMDWNGAEKSESKN